Proteins from a genomic interval of Clostridium sp. M62/1:
- a CDS encoding HPr family phosphocarrier protein, with product MKQKRIMLPTVEEAKEFVAAASRCDFDIDVFYNRIIIDAKSLLGVLSLDLTRVLTVEYNGENEEFESFLEEKAATNTAA from the coding sequence ATGAAGCAAAAACGGATTATGTTACCAACCGTTGAAGAGGCTAAGGAATTTGTGGCAGCTGCATCAAGATGTGACTTCGATATTGATGTATTCTATAACCGTATTATAATTGATGCAAAATCTCTTTTAGGTGTTTTAAGTCTGGATCTTACCAGAGTTCTTACCGTTGAGTATAATGGAGAAAACGAAGAGTTCGAGTCTTTCCTTGAGGAAAAGGCAGCCACAAATACAGCCGCTTAA